A region from the Lolium perenne isolate Kyuss_39 chromosome 4, Kyuss_2.0, whole genome shotgun sequence genome encodes:
- the LOC127328463 gene encoding putative F-box/FBD/LRR-repeat protein At5g56810: MPKKKAAASIAVDRISQLPDELLHHVLASLPVDEVVQTSVLARRWRHLWKRMPVLRLVHPRRFAGAVDYDRFVNHVIALRGDAPLVNCEIESHLTRDDYAGEPDEPDPNPYFDSWIQYALSCKVQVLRVVGDHVGGETQLALPFISQHLVKLDVQHFFVDPDVLDFSSCPVLEDLKMQEAGFWVRKMSFPSLKRMCISECNFPPDYRVCISAPCLVSLQLLDCQGKTPLLESMPLLETASIDLSTGCEDKCGGCADQTCEGCRGYAVGGYQSVLLNSLSNDVNLELRDQPKVYIYKRDLESYPTFGRLKTLLLDMWCRAIDLHALVRILQHSLALEKLTLQLRSDERFLCAARGERKHVKIEESFACVHLKEVSIECEER; encoded by the exons ATGCCCAAGAAGAAGGCCGCGGCGAGCATCGCCGTGGACCGCATCAGCCAACTCCCCGACGAGCTCCTCCACCACGTGCTCGCCTCGCTGCCGGTGGACGAGGTCGTGCAGACCTCCGTGCTAGCCCGCCGGTGGCGGCACCTCTGGAAGCGCATGCCTGTCCTGCGCCTCGTCCACCCCAGGCGGTTCGCGGGCGCCGTGGATTACGACAGGTTCGTCAACCATGTCATCGCCCTCCGTGGCGATGCGCCTCTCGTCAACTGCGAGATCGAGTCCCATCTGACCAGGGATGATTACGCTGGTGAGCCCGACGAGCCCGATCCAAACCCGTACTTCGATTCCTGGATCCAGTACGCCCTGTCCTGCAAGGTTCAGGTGCTCAGGGTCGTCGGCGACCATGTGGGCGGCGAAACACAGCTCGCTCTGCCTTTCATCTCCCAACACCTGGTGAAACTGGATGTTCAGCATTTCTTTGTGGACCCTGACGTTCTGGATTTCTCAAGCTGTCCTGTGTTGGAGGATCTGAAGATGCAGGAAGCCGGCTTCTGGGTGCGCAAGATGTCATTTCCGTCGCTGAAGCGTATGTGCATTTCTGAATGCAACTTCCCCCCGGATTACCGTGTCTGTATATCTGCACCTTGTCTTGTTTCACTGCAACTGCTTGATTGTCAAGGCAAGACTCCTTTGCTTGAAAGCATGCCACTGCTAGAAACAGCGTCCATCGATCTCTCCACAGGGTGTGAGGATAAGTGCGGAGGTTGTGCTGACCAGACCTGTGAAGGCTGTCGTGGTTATGCTGTTGGTGGTTATCAAAGTGTGCTTCTCAATAGTTTGTCCAATGATGTCAATTTGGAATTGAGAGATCAACCTAAAGTG TATATCTACAAAAGGGATCTGGAGTCTTACCCCACATTTGGCAGACTAAAGACTCTTTTGCTCGACATGTGGTGTAGGGCTATTGACCTACATGCACTAGTTCGCATTCTTCAGCACTCGCTAGCTCTTGAAAAGCTCACTCTTCAGCTTCGTAGTGATGAG AGGTTCCTATGTGCAGCCCGAGGCGAAAGAAAACATGTTAAAATAGAGGAATCATTTGCATGTGTGCATCTTAAGGAAGTCAGCATTGAATGTGAAGAGCGCTAA